One window from the genome of Breoghania sp. L-A4 encodes:
- a CDS encoding alanine/glycine:cation symporter family protein, which produces MSVRILTAALSLLLTTQFAHAQSSIDQAISDAVAPIVNPIVSLVFYSVPVFGTQFPLIVGWLVVAAAVFTVYFGFIQFRGFKHSIELVRGDYFDPKDAGEVTPFQALATALSGTVGLGNIAGVGVAVYLGGPGATFWMILAGLLGMASKFTECILGVKYRNEYTDGTVSGGPMYYLSKGLSEDGKAALGKFLAIFFSICCIGGALGGGNMFQANQSFAQISSIIPFFEGKGWLFGLIMAAIVGFVIIGGIKSIARVTEKIVPGMAILYVGSSLIIIAMNFSAIPEAVSSIFTGAFAPTAVAGGIVGALIQGFKRAAFSNEAGIGSASIAHSAVQTTHPVTEGYVALLEPFIDTVVICTMTSLVIIVTGSWVAGDGVTGIALTSRAFESSFSGFGYLLAIAAVLFAFSTMISWSYYGLKAWTYMFGEGKTKELIFKSIFCVFVVIGSSLSLGPVIDFSDAMIFAMGIANIIGLYMLMPKVKALLKDYQGKLASGEISKVAK; this is translated from the coding sequence ATGTCCGTACGCATCCTCACAGCGGCCTTGAGCCTGCTCCTGACGACCCAATTCGCGCACGCGCAATCCAGCATTGACCAGGCGATCAGCGACGCCGTCGCCCCGATCGTCAATCCGATTGTCAGCCTCGTGTTCTATTCGGTGCCGGTCTTCGGCACCCAGTTTCCGCTGATCGTCGGCTGGCTGGTTGTCGCCGCCGCCGTCTTCACGGTCTATTTCGGATTTATCCAGTTTCGCGGTTTCAAGCACTCGATCGAGCTGGTGCGCGGCGACTATTTCGACCCCAAGGACGCCGGTGAGGTGACGCCGTTCCAGGCGCTGGCCACCGCGCTTTCGGGCACCGTGGGCCTGGGCAACATCGCCGGCGTCGGCGTCGCGGTCTATCTCGGCGGTCCGGGCGCCACCTTCTGGATGATCCTCGCCGGCCTGCTCGGCATGGCGTCGAAATTCACCGAATGCATATTGGGCGTGAAATACCGCAATGAATACACCGACGGCACCGTGTCCGGCGGACCGATGTATTATCTGTCCAAGGGCCTTTCCGAGGACGGCAAGGCAGCACTGGGCAAGTTCCTCGCGATCTTCTTCTCGATCTGCTGCATCGGCGGCGCGCTCGGCGGCGGCAACATGTTCCAGGCCAACCAGTCGTTCGCCCAGATCTCCTCGATCATTCCCTTCTTCGAAGGCAAGGGCTGGCTGTTCGGCCTGATCATGGCCGCCATCGTCGGCTTCGTGATCATCGGCGGCATCAAGTCGATTGCACGGGTCACGGAAAAGATCGTTCCGGGCATGGCGATCCTCTATGTCGGCTCCTCGCTGATCATCATCGCGATGAACTTCAGCGCCATTCCCGAAGCGGTTTCCTCGATCTTCACCGGCGCCTTCGCACCGACAGCGGTCGCCGGCGGCATCGTCGGCGCCCTGATCCAGGGCTTCAAGCGCGCGGCATTCTCCAATGAGGCCGGCATCGGTTCCGCCTCCATCGCCCACTCGGCGGTGCAGACGACCCACCCGGTCACCGAGGGCTACGTGGCGTTGCTGGAGCCCTTCATCGACACCGTGGTGATCTGCACCATGACCTCGCTGGTGATCATCGTCACCGGCTCCTGGGTCGCCGGCGACGGCGTCACCGGCATCGCCCTGACATCGCGGGCCTTCGAGTCCAGCTTCTCCGGCTTCGGCTACCTGCTGGCGATCGCCGCCGTGCTGTTCGCCTTCTCGACCATGATCTCCTGGTCCTACTACGGCCTGAAGGCCTGGACCTACATGTTCGGCGAGGGGAAGACCAAGGAGCTGATCTTCAAGTCCATCTTCTGCGTCTTCGTGGTCATCGGCTCGTCGCTCAGCCTCGGCCCCGTCATCGACTTCTCGGACGCGATGATCTTCGCCATGGGCATCGCCAACATCATCGGGCTGTACATGCTGATGCCGAAGGTGAAGGCGCTGCTGAAGGACTACCAGGGCAAACTCGCCTCCGGCGAGATCTCCAAGGTCGCAAAATAG
- a CDS encoding universal stress protein, translated as MVALQFPLPEELAERHMRREQELSRAQELLQPTVDALAKAGQAVTSEARHGDTADLLCKIAKSTGASQIVVGRKGASALANRILGSMAINLMQSSPVPVTIVP; from the coding sequence ATGGTCGCCCTACAGTTTCCACTCCCCGAAGAACTCGCGGAGCGGCACATGCGGCGCGAGCAGGAGCTGTCGCGCGCGCAGGAGCTGCTGCAGCCCACCGTCGACGCGCTGGCCAAGGCCGGACAGGCGGTCACCAGCGAGGCCCGGCACGGCGACACCGCCGATCTGTTGTGCAAGATCGCCAAGAGCACCGGCGCGTCCCAGATTGTCGTCGGGCGCAAGGGGGCGTCCGCCCTGGCGAACCGGATTCTCGGCAGCATGGCCATCAACCTGATGCAGAGTTCGCCCGTCCCGGTAACGATCGTGCCCTAG
- a CDS encoding HAMP domain-containing methyl-accepting chemotaxis protein codes for MAFRSNKAAIRKAIDVCNAVAAGDFEKRIIDIRETGEMGELMHAINLMIDRTDAYLRESKACLDYVSRNQYFRLISEKGMVGSFGDAARSINTATLSIKTKQDGFRHMAETFETQMGDIVENVSTAVVTLQSASDSVTKASNTANEQSLIVASGAEEASANMQNVASATEELTGSIGEINRQVRQSAEIATGAVAQSRDMSQDIESLSGASQKIGEVVNLINAIAAQTNLLALNATIEAARAGEMGRGFAIVAQEVKSLAGQTATATEDIAAQVEGLQRATTKAVEANAQISTTIEQVSDISAAIASAVEQQSAATSEIAQNVEVAAKGTRNVSSGIMSVQMATSETSEVSARVLDSASALSRQERSLQTLREEMNSFLAEIGKVG; via the coding sequence ATGGCGTTCAGAAGCAACAAAGCCGCGATCCGCAAAGCCATCGACGTCTGCAACGCGGTGGCTGCCGGCGACTTCGAAAAACGCATCATCGACATCCGCGAAACCGGGGAGATGGGCGAGCTGATGCACGCGATCAACCTGATGATCGACCGCACCGACGCCTACCTGCGCGAGTCGAAAGCCTGTCTCGACTACGTCAGCCGCAACCAGTATTTCCGCCTGATCTCCGAAAAAGGCATGGTCGGCAGCTTCGGCGATGCGGCGCGCAGCATCAACACGGCGACGCTCTCCATCAAGACCAAGCAAGACGGCTTCCGCCACATGGCCGAGACCTTCGAGACGCAGATGGGCGACATCGTGGAAAACGTCTCCACCGCCGTCGTCACCCTGCAGTCGGCATCCGACAGCGTCACCAAGGCGTCGAACACCGCCAACGAACAGTCGCTGATCGTCGCTTCCGGCGCGGAAGAGGCATCCGCCAACATGCAGAACGTCGCCTCCGCCACCGAGGAACTCACCGGCTCGATCGGCGAGATCAACCGGCAGGTGCGCCAGTCGGCGGAGATCGCCACCGGGGCCGTGGCGCAGTCACGCGACATGAGCCAGGACATCGAGAGCCTGTCGGGCGCCTCCCAGAAGATCGGCGAGGTGGTCAATCTCATCAACGCCATCGCGGCGCAGACCAACCTGCTGGCGCTCAACGCCACCATCGAGGCGGCGCGCGCGGGCGAGATGGGCCGGGGCTTCGCCATCGTGGCGCAGGAGGTGAAAAGCCTCGCGGGGCAGACCGCCACCGCGACCGAGGATATTGCCGCCCAGGTCGAGGGTCTGCAGCGCGCCACGACCAAGGCCGTGGAGGCCAACGCGCAGATCAGCACGACCATCGAGCAGGTGAGCGACATCTCCGCGGCCATCGCCTCGGCGGTCGAGCAGCAGAGCGCGGCCACCAGCGAAATCGCCCAGAATGTGGAGGTCGCCGCCAAGGGCACCCGCAACGTCAGCTCCGGCATCATGTCCGTGCAGATGGCCACCAGCGAGACCAGTGAAGTCTCCGCCCGCGTCCTGGACTCAGCCAGCGCGCTGTCGCGTCAGGAACGCAGCCTGCAGACCCTGCGCGAGGAGATGAACAGCTTCCTCGCCGAAATCGGCAAGGTCGGCTAG
- a CDS encoding PAS domain-containing protein — MRDVPLTGVERFFDDNDIIVSKTDLKGRITYANQVFLKIADFREAEVLGEPHSIIRHPDMPRCIFKTLWDTVQAGHEIYAYVVNRTKGGDHYWVYAHVTPSFDAQGRIVSYHSNRRVPDRAILESQIIPLYRQLKAIEDAPASRKDGLAASERAIADLLAEKGLAYDEFVATLAA, encoded by the coding sequence ATGCGCGACGTGCCTCTCACAGGCGTTGAACGATTCTTCGATGACAACGACATCATCGTCAGCAAGACCGATCTCAAGGGCCGGATCACCTACGCCAATCAGGTTTTTCTCAAGATCGCCGACTTCAGGGAAGCCGAGGTTCTGGGCGAGCCTCACAGCATCATCCGGCACCCCGACATGCCGCGCTGCATCTTCAAGACCCTGTGGGATACGGTCCAGGCGGGACACGAGATTTACGCCTACGTCGTCAACCGCACCAAGGGCGGCGATCACTACTGGGTTTACGCGCATGTAACCCCCAGTTTCGACGCGCAGGGCCGCATCGTCAGCTATCACTCGAACCGCCGGGTGCCCGATCGCGCGATTCTTGAGAGCCAGATCATTCCGCTGTACCGCCAGTTGAAGGCGATCGAGGACGCGCCCGCCAGCCGCAAGGACGGTCTGGCGGCCTCCGAACGCGCCATCGCCGACCTGCTGGCGGAAAAGGGTTTGGCCTACGACGAATTCGTCGCGACCCTCGCCGCTTGA
- a CDS encoding polysaccharide deacetylase family protein — MSTRELHIFRAALTAHLDWFAERGKSARFWWRDDDAIEPSPALDRLLSIANTYKVEVGLAVIPEPATEALADRLREEPYAKVLLHGWRHKNHQRKDLGEKAAEFGSRRNPAEAIDELRRGKARLEALFGEAFIPAFVPPWNRLSPEIARGAQAIGLKGISSFTWFHAPDPHRLQTHIDMIKWKKGRRFIGWPAAAMRFDLQMTRRRNAPSEPIGILSHHLAMEDDSFRFLEETFAIAAAHPGAQWPPIRDLFAV; from the coding sequence ATGAGCACACGGGAGCTGCACATCTTCCGCGCGGCCCTCACCGCGCATCTCGACTGGTTCGCAGAGCGCGGCAAATCCGCGCGCTTCTGGTGGCGCGACGATGACGCCATCGAGCCGTCCCCGGCGCTCGACCGGCTGCTCTCCATCGCCAACACATACAAGGTTGAAGTCGGCCTCGCTGTGATCCCGGAGCCGGCGACCGAGGCACTGGCCGACCGGTTGCGCGAGGAGCCTTACGCCAAGGTGCTGCTGCACGGCTGGCGGCACAAGAACCACCAGCGCAAGGATCTGGGGGAAAAGGCGGCCGAATTCGGCTCCCGCCGGAACCCCGCGGAAGCGATCGACGAGTTGCGCCGCGGCAAGGCGCGACTGGAAGCGCTGTTCGGCGAGGCCTTCATTCCCGCCTTCGTGCCGCCCTGGAACAGACTGTCTCCGGAGATCGCCCGCGGCGCGCAGGCCATCGGGTTGAAGGGAATTTCCAGCTTCACCTGGTTCCATGCGCCCGACCCGCACCGGCTGCAGACCCATATCGACATGATCAAGTGGAAGAAGGGCCGCCGCTTCATCGGCTGGCCCGCGGCCGCCATGCGTTTCGACCTGCAGATGACCCGGCGGCGCAACGCACCCAGTGAGCCGATCGGCATCCTCAGCCACCATCTGGCGATGGAAGACGACAGCTTCCGCTTTCTCGAGGAGACCTTCGCCATCGCCGCCGCCCACCCGGGCGCGCAGTGGCCGCCGATCCGCGATCTTTTTGCCGTGTAA
- a CDS encoding glycosyltransferase encodes MTAPTALIHVQHLLGTGHVVRAAAIGRALVDLGVPVTMVCGNTVPPTLDARGLDVVCLPPVRARDAHFKEFLDETDAPIDDAWRDNRRDLLLKAFNDVRPDILLSETYPFGRRKFAFEMLPLLQAARARATPPLIASSIRDILVRKPDPRKEETMAEIANRFYDLVLVHSDPDYVRLEDSFPFTDRVAHLLRYTGFVHTGTRAEPPSGEGDNEVIVSCGGGAVGTHLLDTAVHARAVSRAANDLTWRLLVGHDVPEERFTALRATLPQGVIAERARPDFPGLLKRARLSVSQAGYNTVLDVLAAEVPAVFIPFAQVLETEQSHRAQALAGRGLATIADEKTLTPEALAQAVDAAMALPRGRERVGHEAQMRGAETSAELLLRAWEESR; translated from the coding sequence GTGACAGCCCCCACAGCGCTCATCCATGTCCAGCATCTGCTCGGAACCGGCCACGTGGTGCGCGCCGCCGCCATCGGCCGGGCACTGGTGGATCTCGGCGTCCCGGTGACGATGGTCTGCGGCAACACCGTGCCGCCGACGCTCGACGCACGCGGGCTCGACGTCGTCTGCCTGCCGCCCGTGCGCGCACGCGACGCCCATTTCAAGGAATTTCTCGACGAGACCGACGCGCCCATCGACGACGCCTGGCGGGACAATCGGCGCGACTTGCTGCTGAAGGCATTCAATGACGTGCGCCCGGATATCCTGCTGAGCGAAACCTATCCGTTTGGCCGGCGCAAATTCGCCTTCGAGATGCTGCCGTTGCTGCAGGCTGCGCGCGCCCGCGCCACGCCGCCGCTGATCGCCTCCTCCATCCGCGACATCCTCGTGCGCAAGCCCGATCCGCGCAAGGAAGAGACAATGGCGGAGATCGCCAACCGCTTCTACGATCTGGTGCTGGTGCATTCCGATCCCGACTATGTGCGGCTGGAGGACAGCTTTCCCTTCACCGACCGCGTCGCGCACCTGCTGCGATACACCGGCTTCGTGCACACCGGAACACGCGCGGAGCCACCGTCCGGCGAGGGCGACAACGAGGTGATCGTGTCCTGCGGCGGCGGCGCGGTGGGCACGCATCTGCTGGATACGGCCGTGCATGCGCGGGCCGTCAGCCGCGCCGCGAACGATCTCACGTGGCGGCTGCTTGTCGGTCATGACGTGCCCGAAGAGCGCTTCACGGCCCTGCGCGCGACGCTGCCCCAAGGCGTGATCGCGGAACGCGCGCGGCCGGACTTCCCGGGCCTTCTCAAACGCGCGCGGCTGTCGGTCAGCCAGGCCGGCTACAACACGGTGCTCGACGTGCTGGCGGCGGAAGTCCCCGCCGTGTTCATCCCCTTCGCGCAAGTGCTCGAAACGGAGCAGAGTCACCGCGCCCAGGCGCTGGCGGGCCGCGGCCTGGCAACCATCGCCGACGAGAAGACGCTGACGCCCGAGGCGCTCGCGCAGGCTGTCGACGCGGCCATGGCCTTGCCGCGCGGACGCGAGCGGGTGGGGCACGAAGCGCAGATGCGCGGCGCGGAGACAAGCGCGGAGCTGCTGCTGCGCGCATGGGAGGAAAGCCGATGA
- a CDS encoding glycosyltransferase family 4 protein, whose product MTSVLGIETVAVYAPMKPLDDPVPSGDRQVGRLIVQALERGGRAVVQPSRFRSWCRDGGIERQQDLERAALAEADRLVEAFQSGTAPCPDAWLTYHLYHKAPDWVGPAVADALDIPFAVIEASRAMKRKSGPWQHGFAAADAALVRADAVAAMHAADAEGLEPIVPAGALRILPPFIDASPFAQPKQPRPAGAPVRLLTVAMMREGDKMRSHRLLAEALAQVADLDWHLTLVGDGSMRDAVLALFPASRITWLGRLAPEDMPRPYAQADLFVWPAIREAFGLVFLEAQAAGLPVIAGSTGGVPDIMRDGETGWLVPVEDTDAFARALRQAINGADTLEAMGQAARAHVRDRHDIAAAVPQLDAFLQSAAARHAARRNQRIPRT is encoded by the coding sequence GTGACCAGCGTTTTGGGGATAGAGACCGTTGCGGTCTACGCGCCGATGAAGCCGCTTGACGACCCTGTGCCCTCCGGCGACCGCCAGGTGGGCCGGCTGATCGTGCAGGCGCTGGAACGCGGCGGCCGCGCGGTTGTCCAGCCAAGCCGCTTCCGAAGCTGGTGCCGGGATGGCGGCATCGAACGACAACAGGATCTCGAACGCGCCGCACTTGCGGAAGCGGACCGGCTGGTCGAGGCGTTTCAAAGCGGCACGGCCCCGTGCCCGGATGCCTGGCTGACCTATCATCTGTATCACAAGGCGCCGGACTGGGTCGGTCCCGCCGTCGCCGACGCGCTCGACATCCCCTTTGCGGTGATCGAGGCGAGCCGCGCGATGAAACGCAAGAGCGGACCGTGGCAACACGGTTTCGCCGCGGCCGACGCGGCACTCGTCCGCGCTGATGCCGTCGCCGCCATGCACGCCGCGGATGCGGAAGGGCTGGAGCCCATCGTGCCGGCCGGCGCCCTGCGCATCCTGCCGCCGTTTATCGACGCCAGCCCCTTCGCTCAACCCAAACAGCCCCGCCCGGCCGGCGCGCCGGTGCGGCTCCTCACGGTTGCGATGATGCGCGAGGGCGACAAGATGCGCTCGCACCGATTGCTGGCCGAGGCGCTCGCGCAGGTGGCGGATCTCGACTGGCATCTGACGCTGGTCGGCGACGGCTCGATGCGCGACGCGGTTCTTGCGCTCTTTCCCGCATCCCGAATCACCTGGCTCGGACGGCTGGCGCCGGAAGACATGCCGCGCCCCTATGCGCAGGCCGATCTGTTTGTCTGGCCGGCGATCCGCGAGGCCTTTGGCCTTGTGTTTCTCGAGGCCCAGGCTGCCGGCCTGCCGGTGATCGCCGGCAGCACCGGAGGCGTGCCCGATATCATGCGCGACGGCGAGACCGGCTGGCTGGTGCCGGTCGAGGACACGGACGCCTTCGCGCGCGCCTTGCGGCAGGCGATCAACGGCGCGGATACACTCGAGGCCATGGGCCAGGCGGCGCGCGCCCATGTGCGCGACCGCCATGATATCGCCGCCGCCGTGCCGCAACTCGACGCCTTCCTGCAATCCGCCGCCGCCAGACACGCCGCACGCCGCAACCAACGGATCCCCCGCACGTGA
- a CDS encoding glycosyltransferase family 4 protein, with the protein MSRVAVVVKGYPRLSETFIAQEILGLERLGVEQLIVSLRHPTDPHVHDMHREIQAEVLYLPEYLEDDPARVAAAERWAGAQPGHAAARAAFEADLARDASDGRHRRWGQACVMAHELPSDITWLHTHYLHTPASVTRYAALIRGMQWSFSAHAKDIWTSEEWELRDKLADAAWGVTCTRLNAEYLNGLADRPDKVELVYHGLDMTRFPPAPAQRPPRDGTADPVRIVSVGRAVEKKGYGVLLEALAALPPALNWRFSHIGGGELLDALKRQADALGLSSRIDWRGALARDTVIEAYADADLFVLPCTIAASGDRDGLPNVLMEAQTMGLACLSTRVSAIPELIDDGETGVLVAPDDSSELAQALARLIEDPALRARLGTRAAEHVRAKFSSQPGIARLAERFRPLVETAAA; encoded by the coding sequence ATGTCCCGCGTCGCCGTCGTCGTCAAAGGCTATCCGCGCCTTTCGGAAACCTTCATCGCCCAGGAAATCCTGGGCCTGGAACGCCTCGGCGTCGAGCAGCTGATCGTCTCCCTGCGCCATCCGACCGATCCGCACGTGCACGACATGCACCGCGAGATCCAGGCCGAGGTGCTCTATCTGCCGGAATACCTCGAGGACGATCCCGCGCGCGTCGCCGCAGCCGAACGCTGGGCCGGGGCACAACCTGGCCACGCCGCGGCGCGCGCGGCGTTTGAAGCCGATCTTGCCCGCGATGCCTCCGATGGCCGCCACCGCCGCTGGGGACAGGCCTGCGTGATGGCGCACGAACTGCCCTCAGACATCACCTGGCTGCACACCCACTACCTGCACACGCCGGCGTCGGTCACACGCTACGCGGCACTCATCCGCGGCATGCAGTGGTCGTTCTCGGCGCACGCCAAGGACATCTGGACATCCGAGGAATGGGAGTTGCGCGACAAGCTCGCCGACGCCGCCTGGGGGGTCACCTGCACCCGGCTCAACGCCGAATACCTCAACGGGCTCGCCGACCGCCCCGACAAGGTCGAGCTTGTCTACCACGGCCTCGACATGACGCGGTTTCCTCCCGCGCCCGCGCAGCGTCCGCCGCGCGATGGAACAGCGGATCCGGTGCGCATCGTCTCCGTCGGCCGCGCCGTGGAGAAAAAAGGCTATGGCGTCCTGCTCGAGGCGCTGGCCGCCCTGCCACCCGCGCTCAACTGGCGGTTCAGCCACATCGGCGGCGGCGAGCTGCTGGACGCGCTGAAGCGGCAGGCCGACGCGCTTGGACTGTCGAGCCGCATCGACTGGCGCGGCGCGCTGGCCCGCGACACGGTGATTGAAGCCTACGCGGACGCCGATCTCTTCGTGCTTCCCTGCACCATCGCCGCCTCGGGCGACCGCGACGGGCTGCCCAACGTGCTGATGGAAGCCCAGACCATGGGGCTCGCCTGTCTGTCGACCCGTGTCTCGGCGATCCCGGAGCTGATCGACGACGGGGAGACCGGCGTGCTGGTCGCCCCGGACGATTCTTCGGAACTGGCGCAGGCGCTCGCCCGGCTGATCGAGGATCCCGCCCTGCGCGCCCGTCTGGGCACCCGCGCCGCCGAACACGTGCGCGCGAAATTCTCCTCCCAGCCCGGCATAGCCCGTCTGGCCGAGCGCTTTCGTCCGCTTGTGGAGACCGCCGCCGCGTGA
- a CDS encoding glycosyltransferase has product MRTEKPKILIYSHDSFGLGHLRRCRAIAHSLVNEFSNLSVLILSGSPIIGSFDFRSRVDFVRIPGVIKLRNGEYTSLGLHIDIEQTLAIRSSIIEHTAKIYRPDIFIVDKEPLGLRGEVHATLQQLKQTNTRLVLGLRDVMDDPDILREEWERKNVFPALEELYDELWVYGLPGIHDSLAGLGLPQSVHDKALYTGYLKRSLPRTPSILEPFPFMDQPHILVTPGGGGDGVELVDWVLRSYEARQDTLLPALVILGPFMPAEAQANFIARADKMDNVHIIRFTPHMEPFLDQATAIVGMGGYNTFCEILSFDKPTLLVPRIVPRREQAIRAKRAEACGLVRVLPIDDYPDVSQMSRALAELPYSAPPATAGYAGLLDGLDNINARVETILSGERVLHEPESAVSAPVYSGP; this is encoded by the coding sequence ATGCGAACTGAAAAGCCGAAAATCCTTATCTACAGCCACGACTCCTTCGGATTGGGGCACTTGCGCCGCTGCCGCGCAATCGCCCATTCGCTCGTCAACGAGTTCAGCAACCTGTCGGTTCTGATCCTGTCGGGCTCGCCGATCATCGGCAGCTTCGATTTCCGCAGCCGCGTGGATTTCGTGCGCATTCCCGGCGTCATCAAGCTGCGCAACGGCGAATACACATCGCTGGGGCTGCATATCGACATCGAGCAGACACTGGCGATCCGCTCCTCGATCATCGAGCACACCGCCAAGATCTACCGCCCTGATATCTTCATTGTCGACAAGGAACCGCTGGGCCTGCGCGGCGAGGTGCACGCCACCCTGCAGCAGCTCAAGCAGACCAACACGCGGCTGGTGCTGGGTCTGCGCGACGTGATGGACGATCCGGACATCCTGCGTGAGGAATGGGAACGCAAGAACGTGTTTCCCGCGCTTGAGGAGCTGTACGACGAATTGTGGGTCTACGGCCTACCCGGCATCCACGATTCGCTCGCCGGCCTCGGGCTGCCGCAATCGGTGCACGACAAGGCGCTTTACACTGGCTACCTCAAGCGCTCGCTGCCACGCACGCCGAGCATTCTCGAGCCGTTCCCGTTCATGGACCAGCCGCATATCCTGGTCACGCCGGGCGGCGGCGGCGACGGGGTGGAACTGGTCGACTGGGTGCTGCGCAGCTACGAGGCGCGTCAGGACACGCTTCTGCCCGCGCTGGTGATCCTGGGTCCGTTCATGCCCGCCGAGGCGCAAGCGAACTTCATCGCCCGTGCCGACAAGATGGACAATGTGCACATCATCCGATTCACACCGCACATGGAGCCGTTCCTCGATCAGGCGACGGCGATCGTCGGAATGGGCGGTTACAACACATTCTGCGAGATCCTGTCCTTCGACAAGCCGACGTTGCTGGTGCCGCGTATCGTGCCGCGCCGCGAACAGGCCATCCGCGCCAAGCGGGCCGAGGCCTGCGGTCTGGTGCGCGTGCTGCCGATCGACGATTATCCCGACGTGTCGCAGATGTCGCGTGCGCTGGCCGAGCTGCCGTACTCCGCGCCGCCCGCGACGGCCGGCTACGCGGGACTGCTCGACGGGCTCGACAACATCAATGCCCGGGTCGAGACGATCCTGTCTGGAGAGCGCGTCCTGCACGAACCCGAAAGCGCCGTGTCCGCGCCGGTCTATTCCGGCCCCTGA
- a CDS encoding ABC transporter ATP-binding protein: MESTLFRFIWKYSARQQLYIVLITVLSFPALYTMLEVPKLIVNDAIQGGPGPRTFFGIEFAQVPYLMALCLGFLSLVVINNAVKYVLNVYKGQTGERMLRRLRFDLFQRVLRFRLPQFRRVSSSEIIPMITAEVEDLGGFIGDAVAVPAYQGGTLIVYITFIFAQDPLLGAAAISLYPVQAYIIPKLQKRVIQLSRMRVRNVRAVADKIGESINGATEIHANDTSVLHMAEVSARLHTNYDIRYAIFKRKYMIKFVNNFMNQLTPFFFYSIGGYLVIRGQISFGALVAVLAAYKDLAGPWKELLAYYQILADVNVKYQAVIENFDPPDLYKVERLTADEVLALQGDLSFSSVTFSGGAAGQEVNGVSFKVPQGTAVAIVGEDGSGRSETLQLAAGILSPASGRVEIGKSNLEDLGEATLGRLISYVNAAPHIFSGTIRDNLFYGLRHRPRGMSRRRARRPSTSAAKRCRRPIRPSIRNCPGRILWRPA; the protein is encoded by the coding sequence ATGGAATCGACCCTCTTTCGCTTCATCTGGAAATACAGCGCCCGGCAGCAGCTCTATATCGTTTTGATAACGGTGCTGTCGTTTCCCGCGCTGTACACCATGCTGGAAGTGCCCAAGCTGATCGTCAACGATGCGATTCAGGGCGGGCCCGGCCCCCGCACGTTCTTCGGCATCGAGTTCGCTCAGGTTCCCTATCTGATGGCCTTGTGCCTCGGCTTCCTGTCGTTGGTGGTGATCAACAACGCGGTCAAATACGTTCTCAACGTCTACAAGGGCCAGACCGGCGAGCGCATGCTGCGCCGCTTGCGCTTTGACTTGTTCCAACGTGTGCTGCGCTTCCGGCTGCCGCAGTTCCGCCGTGTCTCATCGAGCGAGATCATTCCGATGATCACGGCCGAGGTCGAGGATCTCGGCGGCTTCATTGGCGATGCGGTGGCGGTTCCGGCGTATCAGGGCGGCACCTTGATCGTCTACATCACGTTCATTTTCGCGCAGGACCCGCTGCTCGGCGCGGCCGCCATCTCGCTGTATCCGGTGCAGGCCTACATCATTCCGAAGCTGCAGAAGCGCGTGATCCAGCTGTCGCGGATGCGGGTGCGCAATGTGCGCGCCGTGGCCGACAAGATCGGCGAGAGCATCAACGGGGCGACGGAGATCCACGCCAACGACACGTCGGTTCTGCATATGGCGGAAGTGTCGGCGCGGCTGCACACCAACTACGACATCCGCTACGCGATCTTCAAACGCAAATACATGATCAAGTTCGTGAACAATTTCATGAACCAGCTCACGCCCTTCTTCTTTTACTCCATCGGCGGATATCTGGTGATTCGCGGCCAGATCAGCTTCGGCGCGCTGGTGGCCGTGCTCGCCGCCTACAAGGACCTGGCGGGACCCTGGAAGGAACTGCTGGCCTACTACCAGATCCTCGCGGACGTGAACGTCAAGTATCAGGCTGTGATCGAGAATTTCGATCCGCCCGATCTCTACAAGGTGGAACGGCTGACGGCCGACGAGGTGCTGGCGCTACAGGGCGATCTGTCGTTTTCCAGCGTCACGTTTTCCGGCGGCGCGGCGGGCCAGGAGGTCAACGGGGTCTCGTTCAAGGTGCCGCAGGGAACGGCTGTGGCCATCGTCGGAGAGGACGGCTCGGGCCGCTCGGAAACCCTGCAGCTTGCCGCGGGAATTCTGAGTCCGGCCTCGGGACGGGTGGAGATCGGCAAGAGCAACCTGGAGGATCTGGGCGAGGCGACGCTCGGGCGGCTCATCTCCTATGTCAACGCCGCGCCGCATATCTTCAGCGGCACCATCCGCGACAATCTGTTCTACGGTCTGCGTCACCGGCCGCGCGGGATGTCGAGGCGACGGGCGCGGAGGCCGAGTACAAGCGCCGCGAAGCGCTGCAGACGGCCAATTCGCCCTTCGATCCGGAACTGCCCTGGGAGGATCTTGTGGCGGCCGGCGTGA